The following proteins are co-located in the Rattus norvegicus strain BN/NHsdMcwi chromosome X, GRCr8, whole genome shotgun sequence genome:
- the LOC120099303 gene encoding rho GTPase-activating protein 20-like: METHGEKATLFHGVRGSLLLEGPVEFRRGWRKKKRHLFLLNDLLVVSNNIHKKKFKIKYIIPLSYLWICDYADLVGGDNRTASKSIFLCWPMENFVATFCTKEQKKWWWFFLQRYINEAKMNGESKSAALQMVTEDIRRCTSACA; the protein is encoded by the exons ATGGAAACCCACGGTGAGAAAGCGACACTATTTCATGGCGTACGTGGAAGCTTGCTGCTCGAAGGGCCCGTGGAATTCAGAAGAGGCTGGAGGAAAAAGAAGCGCCATCTCTTCTTGTTGAATGATCTTTTGGTTGTGTCTaataatat ACACAAGAAGAAGTTTAAGATAAAATATATCATCCCACTGAGTTACCTCTGGATTTGTGACTATGCAGACCTTGTGGGAGGAGACAACAGGACTGCCTCCAAGTCCATCTTCCTTTGCTGGCCCATGGAAAATTTCGTGGCCACCTTCTG TACCAAGGAACAGAAAAAATGGTGGTGGTTTTTCCTCCAAAG ATACATCAATGAGGCCAAGATGAATGGCGAGAGTAAGAGTGCTGCACTGCAGATGGTCACAGAGGACATCCGACGCTGCACCAGCGCATGCGCCT AG